In Montipora capricornis isolate CH-2021 chromosome 4, ASM3666992v2, whole genome shotgun sequence, a single genomic region encodes these proteins:
- the LOC138045997 gene encoding flavin-containing monooxygenase 5-like: MKVAIIGAGSSGLTCIKSCNDDGLEPVCFEEEDKIGGLWRFTEEERHSSVYRSTVINTSKEMMCFSDFPIPKDFPPFMHHSKIMEYFHMYAKAFDLYKFIRFTTKVVDIRKTADFDDSGKWEVLFRELNGADPEAVKVEVYDAVMSCVGHHSEPSWPTPSFPGQDEFEGLKMHSHSYKDFKPFENKKVLIVGIGNSGGDIAVELSRHTPHVYLSTRRGAWILSRMAPGGMPVDQKFVTRFASMIPLRIFESLLFNAANKRFDHEMFGLRPQHAVTGQHPAVNDDLPHRIISGNLVVKPDVSHFTKTGVVFDDGSHLRNLDVVIFCTGYKIGFKCIDQSILPVSDNKVELYKYVFPPNLSKPTLAVIGCVQPLGAIFPLAELQARWATQVFRGKKFLPPEDVMMHHIKKKRNEMARRYYASKRHTLQVDFVSYADEIAVEVGCKPDLWWLLIRDPALALKCFFGGCTPPQFRLMGPGAWSGAKKAIEDAPRNVVNATKTRSLAKKEDAGKNEKNVYMMILVLLGVVIAIYVSFM; this comes from the exons ATGAAAGTAGCAATTATAGGAGCTGGATCAAGTGGTCTAACCTGCATTAAATCCTGCAATGATGACGGCTTGGAACCTGTTTGTTTCGAAGAGGAAGACAAGATCGGGGGCTTGTGGCGCTTTACCGAAGAAGAACGCCACAGCTCCGTCTACAGATCTACTGTTATCAATACGAGCAAGGAGATGATGTGCTTCTCGGATTTTCCAATCCCTAAGGATTTTCCACCTTTCATGCATCACAGTAAAATCATGGAGTATTTCCACATGTACGCGAAAGCGTTTGATTTGTACAAGTTCATTCGTTTCACAACTAAGGTGGTCGATATTAGAAAGACGGCAGACTTTGACGACAGCGGCAAATGGGAAGTTCTTTTTCGAGAACTTAACGGGGCGGATCCCGAAGCAGTGAAGGTAGAGGTATATGATGCTGTCATGTCATGTGTCGGCCACCACTCGGAGCCTTCGTGGCCAACTCCGAGCTTCCCTGGTCAGGATGAATTTGAAGGCCTGAAAATGCACAGTCATTCCTACAAGGATTTCAAgccctttgaaaacaaaaaggtcCTAATTGTTG GTATTGGCAACTCTGGAGGCGATATTGCCGTTGAACTCAGCCGCCATACCCCGCATGTGTATCTTAGCACCCGGCGAGGAGCCTGGATTCTGTCACGAATGGCACCGGGTGGGATGCCCGTTGATCAAAAATTTGTCACTAGATTCGCATCTATGATACCACTGAGAATTTTTGAATCCTTACTTTTCAACGCTGCAAATAAAAGATTTGACCATGAAATGTTTGGTTTGCGCCCTCAACATGCAGTGACTGGTCAACATCCAGCAGTCAATGATGATCTTCCACATCGCATTATCTCGGGAAATCTTGTTGTCAAACCTGATGTCAGCCACTTTACCAAAACAGGAGTCGTCTTTGATGATGGGTCGCATTTGCGTAACTTGGATGTGGTTATATTCTGTACAGGGTACAAGATAGGGTTTAAGTGCATAGATCAATCTATTCTACCTGTGAGTGACAACAAGGTAGAATTGTACAAATACGTGTTTCCTCCAAATCTCTCCAAACCAACCCTTGCAGTTATCGGCTGCGTTCAACCCCTCGGAGCTATTTTTCCACTGGCAGAGTTACAAGCACGTTGGGCAACACAAGTCTTCCGTGGTAAGAAATTTCTTCCTCCAGAGGATGTCATGATGCATCacatcaaaaagaaaagaaacgaaatGGCAAGGAGGTATTATGCTAGCAAGCGACACACCTTGCAG GTTGACTTCGTATCTTATGCTGATGAAATTGCTGTGGAGGTTGGTTGTAAGCCAGATTTGTGGTGGCTCTTAATCCGTGATCCTGCCTTGGCCCTTAAGTGCTTTTTCGGTGGTTGTACGCCGCCTCAGTTCCGCCTCATGGGACCTGGTGCCTGGTCGGGTGCCAAAAAGGCCATTGAGGATGCTCCGCGAAATGTGGTTAATGCGACGAAGACCCGCAGTTTGGCGAAGAAAGAAGACGCGGGAAAAAATGAGAAGAATGTGTATATGATGATTTTAGTATTGTTAGGTGTTGTGATTGCTATCTATGTGAGCTTTATGTAG